One part of the bacterium genome encodes these proteins:
- a CDS encoding cob(I)yrinic acid a,c-diamide adenosyltransferase: MARIYTRTGDDGTTHLGDGSRDRKCADRIALYGEVDELNSVLGCAVAALRRVGLEGLGTLVQDLQDIQSRLFDLGAVLAHPGKSAEWAGDPAAGHDFGAAELEKLIDRLDANLAPLKNFILPGGQEGAALLHLARAVCRRVERQAVELAAREPVPAGAVVFLNRLSDFLFTAARAANAAAGVRDIPWVGQSKGA, from the coding sequence ATGGCCCGCATCTACACCCGGACCGGCGACGACGGCACCACTCACCTGGGCGACGGCAGCCGCGACCGCAAGTGCGCCGACCGCATCGCCCTGTACGGCGAGGTCGACGAACTGAACAGCGTGCTCGGCTGCGCCGTGGCGGCCCTGCGGCGCGTCGGGCTCGAGGGCCTGGGCACGCTCGTGCAGGACCTGCAGGACATCCAGAGCCGCCTGTTCGATCTGGGCGCCGTGCTCGCCCATCCGGGCAAGTCGGCCGAGTGGGCCGGCGATCCGGCGGCCGGCCACGACTTCGGGGCCGCCGAGCTCGAGAAGCTCATCGACCGGCTCGACGCCAACCTCGCGCCCCTGAAGAACTTCATCCTGCCGGGGGGCCAGGAGGGGGCGGCGCTGCTGCACCTGGCCCGCGCCGTGTGCCGGCGGGTCGAGCGCCAGGCCGTCGAACTGGCCGCCCGCGAGCCCGTGCCCGCCGGCGCGGTCGTCTTCCTCAACCGCCTGAGCGACTTCCTGTTCACCGCGGCCCGGGCCGCCAATGCCGCCGCCGGCGTGCGGGACATCCCGTGGGTCGGCCAGTCGAAAGGCGCGTGA
- a CDS encoding RNA polymerase sigma factor has product MTRYRSRAYGIALSLTGNHDDAMDAMQKAFIRVHRSLGRFRLEEPFFPWLYRIVRNTSLNQKRDEGRHKGECPLEWVERDDGRPDPLATTVADDLRERLWQGVQELPEEMRTVFALYHFEGLKYREIAASLGIPLGTVMSRLHAARTRLRQVVEPEEAS; this is encoded by the coding sequence ATGACGCGCTACCGCTCGCGGGCCTACGGCATCGCCCTGAGCCTGACCGGCAACCACGACGACGCCATGGACGCCATGCAGAAGGCGTTCATCCGGGTGCATCGCTCGCTGGGCCGGTTCCGGCTCGAGGAACCGTTCTTCCCCTGGCTGTACCGCATCGTCCGCAACACCTCCCTGAACCAGAAGCGCGACGAGGGTCGCCACAAGGGCGAATGCCCCCTGGAGTGGGTCGAGCGCGACGACGGCCGGCCCGATCCCCTGGCGACCACCGTCGCGGACGACCTGCGCGAGCGCCTCTGGCAGGGCGTACAGGAACTGCCCGAGGAGATGCGCACCGTCTTCGCCCTGTACCATTTCGAAGGGCTGAAATACCGCGAGATCGCCGCATCGCTGGGGATTCCCCTCGGCACGGTGATGAGCCGCCTGCACGCGGCGCGCACGCGCCTCAGGCAGGTGGTCGAACCGGAGGAAGCATCGTGA
- a CDS encoding zf-HC2 domain-containing protein, with the protein MNGNGSFDPRKEAHLLSAYVDGELDAADLARVEAHLARPDSESGEARREIERLRRLKALTGAMRLKEPPPEEWEAFWENVYNRAERSVGWILLMVGVVVVGAWAALQVVLALTHAENLPLYVKGGIFVGAAGLLVLLVSVVRERWYARQRTRYKDVIR; encoded by the coding sequence GTGAACGGGAACGGCTCCTTTGACCCCCGCAAGGAAGCCCACCTGCTCAGCGCCTACGTCGACGGCGAACTGGACGCCGCCGACCTGGCCCGCGTCGAGGCGCATCTGGCCCGGCCCGACTCCGAGAGCGGCGAAGCCCGCCGGGAGATCGAGCGGCTCAGGCGCCTGAAGGCGCTCACCGGCGCCATGCGGTTGAAGGAGCCGCCGCCGGAGGAGTGGGAAGCATTCTGGGAGAACGTGTACAATCGGGCCGAGCGGTCGGTCGGCTGGATCCTGCTGATGGTCGGCGTGGTCGTCGTCGGCGCCTGGGCGGCCCTGCAGGTCGTCCTGGCCCTGACCCACGCCGAGAACCTGCCCCTCTACGTGAAGGGCGGCATCTTCGTCGGCGCGGCCGGGCTGCTCGTGCTGCTGGTCTCGGTGGTGCGCGAGCGCTGGTACGCGCGGCAGCGCACCCGCTACAAGGACGTCATCCGCTGA
- a CDS encoding heavy metal-binding domain-containing protein, whose amino-acid sequence MLCTTTHEIAGKRIVRTIGLVRGNTIRARHLGHDLMAGLKNMVGGEITDYTKMIAECREEALDRMVAEAEANGANAVVGVRFATSEMMEHAAELLAYGTAVVVEDV is encoded by the coding sequence ATGCTCTGCACCACCACCCACGAGATCGCGGGCAAGCGCATCGTGCGCACCATCGGCCTCGTGCGCGGCAACACCATCCGGGCCCGCCACCTGGGGCACGACCTGATGGCCGGCCTGAAGAACATGGTCGGCGGCGAGATCACCGACTACACGAAGATGATCGCCGAATGCCGCGAAGAGGCCCTGGACCGCATGGTGGCCGAGGCCGAGGCCAACGGCGCCAACGCCGTGGTGGGGGTGCGCTTCGCCACGAGCGAGATGATGGAGCACGCGGCCGAGCTGCTCGCCTACGGGACGGCGGTGGTCGTCGAGGACGTCTAG
- a CDS encoding patatin-like phospholipase family protein has product MKRRLPALTPLAILLLTTIVLRPGLAPAQTAPTSPPPAERPRIGLVLGGGGARGGAHIGVLQVLMEQNIPIDFVAGTSMGAVIGSLYSVGLMPDEIQATLEGIDWDDLFSDRPARQDRTFRRKQDDTADFLPVEWGWKDRGVVLASAAISGQKLGFAFREPALYLLGHESFDDLPTPFRAVTTDLQTGEMFVPDHGNLLKAVRASMSIPGVFPPVEWDGRKLVDGYLARNLPVDVGRAMGADIIIAVDVGAIPAETDPAKLRTISGINEQKGYIGARQNVDPQVANADIVIQPDLTGISTRDFKRVLDTIGPGREAALRVVDQLRALALPQDEYVEHLRRHRERNIRPVTVNEIRITNESVAGDAAVRARLGQELGQPLDMVQLEEDFTALYDYGVFELVDFSLHPLDGGGYALEVITIPKHYAPNILNFGFSYLGGDGGQSELTARMRWTRMELNTHGGEVRTDFKIGPRTGLSAELYQPLTMRRLSFVALTGTWAYQRKPWYYLLKEWGDYNIERFQVQPEVGLRLGRWGEIRGGLAYGHLTASDRSGLSLGEFDGAFGGVTGSLGGDMLNRPVLPYAGWAGRVRWFHALPDLGSGLDYHQADAALGLAFGSADDVFILTGQGGTNFHTDMPLFAVFTLGGPGRISGLHQDQISGEIYALSTAAYYRRLTRATSPYATSWYVGVQLEAGNAWYWLDDPSADDLRYAALFSLVGTTFAGPLALSYGRTDEGQDALYLSLGVLQHFVN; this is encoded by the coding sequence ATGAAGCGCCGTCTGCCGGCCCTCACCCCGCTCGCCATCCTGCTCCTGACCACGATCGTCCTGCGACCCGGCCTCGCACCGGCGCAGACGGCCCCCACCTCCCCGCCTCCGGCCGAGCGCCCCCGCATCGGGCTCGTGCTCGGCGGCGGCGGCGCCCGCGGCGGCGCCCACATCGGGGTGCTGCAGGTGCTGATGGAGCAGAACATCCCCATCGACTTCGTGGCCGGCACCAGCATGGGCGCCGTGATCGGCTCCCTCTACTCGGTGGGCCTGATGCCCGACGAGATCCAGGCCACCCTCGAGGGCATCGACTGGGACGACCTCTTCAGCGACCGCCCCGCCCGCCAGGACCGCACCTTCCGCCGCAAGCAGGACGACACCGCCGACTTCCTGCCCGTCGAGTGGGGCTGGAAGGACCGCGGCGTCGTCCTGGCCTCGGCCGCCATCTCCGGCCAGAAGCTGGGCTTCGCCTTCCGCGAGCCGGCGCTCTACCTGCTGGGCCACGAGAGCTTCGATGACCTGCCGACGCCCTTCCGCGCCGTCACCACCGACCTGCAGACCGGCGAGATGTTCGTGCCCGACCACGGCAACCTGCTGAAGGCCGTGCGCGCGAGCATGAGCATCCCCGGGGTGTTCCCGCCCGTCGAGTGGGACGGACGCAAGCTCGTCGACGGCTACCTGGCGCGGAACCTGCCCGTCGACGTGGGCCGCGCCATGGGCGCCGACATCATCATCGCCGTCGACGTGGGTGCCATCCCGGCCGAGACCGATCCGGCGAAGCTGCGCACCATCAGCGGCATCAACGAGCAGAAGGGCTACATCGGGGCGCGGCAGAACGTCGACCCCCAGGTGGCGAATGCCGACATCGTCATCCAGCCCGACCTGACCGGCATCAGCACGCGCGACTTCAAGCGGGTGCTCGACACCATCGGCCCCGGCCGCGAGGCCGCCCTGCGGGTCGTCGACCAGCTGCGGGCCCTCGCCCTGCCGCAGGACGAGTACGTGGAGCACCTGCGCCGCCACCGCGAACGCAACATCCGGCCCGTCACCGTGAACGAGATCCGCATCACCAACGAATCGGTGGCCGGCGACGCGGCCGTGCGCGCGCGGCTGGGCCAGGAACTCGGCCAGCCCCTCGACATGGTGCAGCTGGAGGAGGACTTCACCGCCCTCTACGACTACGGCGTGTTCGAGCTGGTCGATTTCTCGCTGCACCCGCTCGACGGCGGCGGCTACGCCCTCGAGGTCATCACCATCCCGAAGCACTACGCGCCGAACATCCTGAACTTCGGCTTCTCGTACCTCGGCGGCGACGGCGGCCAGTCCGAGCTCACCGCCCGCATGCGCTGGACCCGCATGGAGCTCAATACCCACGGCGGCGAGGTGCGCACCGACTTCAAGATCGGGCCCCGGACGGGCCTGTCGGCGGAACTCTACCAGCCGCTGACCATGCGCCGGCTCTCCTTCGTGGCCCTGACCGGCACCTGGGCCTACCAGCGCAAGCCGTGGTACTACCTGCTGAAGGAGTGGGGCGACTACAACATCGAGCGCTTCCAGGTGCAGCCGGAGGTCGGCCTGCGGCTGGGTCGCTGGGGCGAGATCCGGGGTGGCCTGGCCTACGGACACCTCACGGCGAGCGACCGCTCGGGCCTGAGCCTGGGCGAGTTCGACGGGGCCTTCGGCGGCGTCACCGGCAGCCTCGGCGGCGACATGCTGAACCGGCCGGTGCTGCCCTACGCCGGCTGGGCCGGGCGCGTGCGCTGGTTCCACGCCCTGCCCGACCTCGGCTCCGGCCTGGACTACCACCAGGCCGACGCGGCCCTGGGCCTGGCCTTCGGCTCGGCCGACGACGTCTTCATCCTCACGGGCCAGGGCGGCACCAACTTCCACACCGACATGCCGCTCTTCGCCGTGTTCACCCTGGGCGGCCCCGGTCGCATCTCGGGCCTGCATCAGGACCAGATCTCCGGCGAGATCTACGCCCTGTCGACGGCCGCCTACTACCGGCGGCTGACCCGCGCCACGAGTCCCTACGCCACCTCGTGGTACGTGGGCGTGCAGCTCGAGGCGGGCAATGCCTGGTACTGGCTCGACGATCCGTCCGCCGACGACCTGCGCTACGCGGCCCTGTTCTCGCTGGTCGGCACCACCTTCGCCGGCCCGCTGGCCCTGTCCTACGGGCGCACGGACGAAGGCCAGGACGCCCTCTACCTCAGCCTGGGCGTCCTGCAGCACTTCGTGAACTAG
- a CDS encoding 4Fe-4S binding protein, which translates to MPALVDKSMCTACEECVEACPTEVISMVDGKAWVNAEECIDCEACVDACPEGAISMVDE; encoded by the coding sequence ATGCCCGCATTGGTCGACAAGAGCATGTGCACCGCATGTGAAGAGTGTGTGGAAGCCTGCCCCACCGAAGTCATCTCCATGGTCGACGGCAAGGCCTGGGTCAACGCCGAGGAGTGCATCGACTGCGAGGCCTGCGTGGACGCCTGCCCCGAGGGCGCGATCAGCATGGTCGACGAGTAG
- a CDS encoding DoxX family membrane protein — protein sequence MSAVVVLLCRLAVGGVFIYASLDKLAHPQAFAEAIHHYRLVPYALLHPSALLLPMVEFVLGAALVLGIARRGASLWAAFLLVVFTIAIGTALARGLDISCGCFNTDAGHGVGVSLLFRDLGLLLLCLPPLLARDDRWGLSALLRK from the coding sequence ATGAGCGCCGTCGTCGTCCTGCTCTGCCGGCTCGCCGTCGGCGGCGTGTTCATCTACGCCTCCCTGGACAAGCTGGCCCACCCCCAGGCCTTCGCCGAGGCCATCCACCACTACCGCCTGGTGCCCTACGCCCTGCTGCACCCGTCGGCGCTGCTGCTGCCCATGGTCGAGTTCGTGCTGGGGGCGGCGCTCGTCCTGGGCATCGCCCGCCGCGGCGCCAGCCTGTGGGCCGCGTTCCTGCTCGTGGTCTTCACCATCGCCATCGGCACCGCGCTGGCGCGCGGGCTCGACATCTCCTGCGGCTGCTTCAACACCGACGCCGGCCACGGCGTGGGCGTCTCGCTCCTCTTCCGCGACCTCGGGCTGCTGCTCCTGTGCCTGCCCCCGCTGCTGGCGCGCGACGACCGCTGGGGACTTTCTGCGCTCCTGCGCAAATAA
- a CDS encoding rhodanese-like domain-containing protein, producing the protein MSRFAAWTPDWPASLREAGVLLLVAAVAAGGWWARQDDPLPLAAEPAVYQLELAAPLIDVPAALAFYDEGVHLFVDTRAETGGETVPGALFIREDSFDDDLRANFDFLLPEDRLILVGDGNLTRTSNVAARLIERGYGDVVILKGGLQAWRGAGGEISAAPAEAAP; encoded by the coding sequence ATGAGCCGCTTCGCCGCCTGGACTCCCGACTGGCCGGCCTCCCTGCGGGAGGCCGGCGTGCTGCTGCTGGTGGCGGCCGTGGCCGCCGGCGGCTGGTGGGCCCGGCAGGACGACCCCCTGCCCCTGGCCGCGGAACCCGCCGTGTACCAGCTCGAACTGGCCGCGCCCCTGATCGACGTGCCCGCGGCGCTGGCCTTCTACGACGAGGGCGTGCACCTCTTCGTCGACACCCGGGCCGAGACCGGCGGCGAGACCGTGCCCGGCGCCCTCTTCATCCGCGAGGACAGCTTCGACGACGACCTCAGGGCCAACTTCGACTTCCTCCTCCCGGAAGACCGGCTCATCCTGGTCGGCGACGGCAACCTCACGCGCACCTCGAACGTGGCGGCACGTCTCATCGAGCGCGGCTACGGCGACGTCGTCATCCTCAAGGGCGGCCTGCAGGCCTGGCGCGGGGCCGGCGGCGAGATCTCCGCGGCGCCGGCGGAGGCCGCGCCATGA
- a CDS encoding DUF1573 domain-containing protein encodes MRQIPAPLLLALALVVLAPLGASAQVIEVSPMSFDFGPMDQQQTRTTTVTVTNKGAGTLQIEDVHADCGCTVPTLDTRSLGPGESTLITIEFSSKKFNGHVVKAVNISSNDPLNPQVTVMITAEVFAPMVIDPVSQRIGFTQSLSGEVMTRRAVFTKQTEGPLEISAAGTRKGLFEVKVINNLDGNPRTAALEVTLPADIEPGQHRDNIRVETNVPEMPTADFEIQCWVQQELTASPARVTYRFKKSLDQSIRVAPFRKGTAFKVTKVESDLPELAFEVVETIPNAETKIVVSGTPVGKDDPRAVAASGRMSGTITIHTDLKSTPVIEIPVTYMVRM; translated from the coding sequence ATGCGACAGATTCCCGCCCCCCTGCTGCTCGCCCTGGCCCTCGTGGTCCTCGCTCCCCTCGGCGCCTCCGCCCAGGTGATCGAGGTCTCGCCCATGTCCTTCGACTTCGGCCCCATGGACCAGCAGCAGACCCGGACCACCACCGTCACCGTGACCAACAAGGGCGCCGGAACGCTCCAGATCGAGGACGTGCACGCCGACTGCGGCTGCACCGTGCCGACCCTCGACACCCGCTCCCTCGGACCGGGCGAAAGCACCCTGATCACCATCGAGTTCAGCAGCAAGAAGTTCAACGGCCACGTGGTCAAGGCCGTCAACATCAGCTCGAACGACCCCCTGAATCCCCAGGTGACGGTCATGATCACGGCCGAGGTCTTCGCGCCCATGGTCATCGACCCGGTCAGCCAGCGCATCGGCTTCACCCAGAGCCTCAGCGGCGAGGTCATGACCCGCCGCGCCGTCTTCACCAAGCAGACCGAGGGCCCCCTGGAGATCTCGGCCGCCGGGACCCGCAAGGGCCTCTTCGAGGTGAAGGTGATCAACAACCTCGACGGCAATCCCCGGACCGCGGCGCTCGAGGTGACGCTGCCGGCCGACATCGAGCCCGGCCAGCACCGCGACAACATCCGCGTCGAGACCAACGTGCCCGAGATGCCGACGGCCGACTTCGAGATCCAGTGCTGGGTGCAGCAGGAGCTCACCGCGAGTCCCGCCCGCGTCACCTACCGGTTCAAGAAGAGCCTCGACCAGTCGATCCGGGTCGCGCCCTTCCGCAAGGGCACCGCGTTCAAGGTGACGAAGGTCGAGTCGGACCTGCCTGAACTGGCCTTCGAGGTCGTCGAGACGATTCCCAACGCCGAGACCAAGATCGTCGTCTCGGGGACCCCGGTCGGCAAGGACGACCCCCGCGCCGTCGCGGCCAGCGGCCGCATGTCCGGCACGATCACCATCCACACCGACCTGAAGAGCACCCCGGTCATCGAGATCCCCGTGACCTACATGGTGCGGATGTAG
- a CDS encoding potassium channel protein, translating to MFDTTLSFRHVIRGLIFMLLVMVSGTLWFTLVEGFTVLDAVYMTVITVSTVGFREVGGDLDASGKIFVLFLITSGLAVLTYTLGSLGRFIVEGSIERYVGRRRMVREIGNMSGHYIVAGHGRMGEILCEELARENVPFVVIEGDPDTAEQLARKGYRVVEGDATEDEVLGRAGVARARSLVAVVSNNVDNLYITLSAREMCRGVNDKLYILARATDDAASEKIKRAGADRVISPYVIGGMRIVQALLRPTVYDFMDIATQGGGMELMFEELPIGDGSNLDGVALRDSGIRADYDIIVIAVKKPSGRMVFNPGPGQELAKGDVLITLGDREQLDRLRGALA from the coding sequence ATGTTCGACACGACCCTGAGCTTCCGGCACGTGATCCGCGGCCTGATCTTCATGCTGCTGGTGATGGTGTCGGGGACGCTCTGGTTCACGCTGGTCGAGGGCTTCACGGTCCTCGACGCGGTCTACATGACGGTGATCACCGTCAGCACGGTCGGCTTCCGCGAGGTGGGGGGCGACCTGGACGCGTCGGGCAAGATCTTCGTGCTCTTCCTGATCACGAGCGGCCTGGCCGTGCTCACCTACACCCTGGGGTCGCTGGGCCGGTTCATCGTCGAGGGCTCCATCGAGCGGTACGTCGGGAGGCGCAGGATGGTACGCGAGATCGGGAACATGTCGGGCCACTACATCGTGGCCGGTCACGGGCGCATGGGCGAGATCCTGTGCGAGGAACTGGCCCGGGAGAACGTGCCCTTCGTGGTCATCGAGGGCGATCCGGACACGGCCGAGCAGCTGGCCCGGAAGGGCTACCGGGTCGTGGAGGGCGACGCGACCGAGGACGAGGTGCTCGGGCGCGCGGGCGTGGCGCGGGCGCGCTCGCTGGTGGCCGTGGTCTCGAACAACGTGGACAACCTGTACATCACGCTCTCGGCGCGGGAGATGTGCCGGGGCGTGAACGACAAGCTGTACATCCTGGCCCGCGCCACCGACGACGCGGCCAGCGAGAAGATCAAGCGGGCCGGGGCCGACCGGGTCATCTCGCCCTACGTGATCGGCGGCATGCGCATCGTGCAGGCCCTGCTGCGGCCCACGGTGTACGACTTCATGGACATCGCCACCCAGGGCGGCGGCATGGAGCTCATGTTCGAGGAGCTGCCCATCGGCGACGGCTCGAACCTCGACGGGGTGGCCCTGCGCGACTCCGGCATCCGCGCCGACTACGACATCATCGTCATCGCGGTGAAGAAGCCGTCCGGCCGGATGGTCTTCAATCCCGGTCCCGGGCAGGAGCTGGCGAAGGGCGACGTGCTGATCACCCTCGGCGACCGCGAGCAGCTCGACCGGCTGCGGGGCGCCCTCGCCTGA
- the cysK gene encoding cysteine synthase A, with protein sequence MSERIHGNATGLVGGTPLVRLARLVPAHGEILAKLESANPMSSVKDRIGLAMIEAAERDGKLAPGGEIIEPTSGNTGIALAFVGAARGYRVTLVMPESMSLERRAVLRSLGAELVLTPAAGGMKGAITRAAELLAERPGAFMPDQFANPANPEVHYRTTAEEIWADTGGRVDVLVCGVGTGGTLTGTTRRLRELNRNLKTYAVEPAESPVISGGQPGPHKIQGIGAGFIPVNLDTSLITETLQVGNEEAMEMARRAAREEGLFVGISSGAALAAALRLGARPEMEGRRIVVVLPSFGERYLSSDLFKQFMH encoded by the coding sequence ATGTCAGAGAGAATCCACGGCAACGCCACCGGACTCGTGGGGGGCACCCCCCTGGTGCGGCTGGCCCGACTCGTCCCCGCCCACGGGGAGATCCTGGCCAAGCTCGAGTCGGCAAATCCCATGAGCAGCGTGAAGGACCGCATCGGCCTGGCCATGATCGAGGCCGCCGAGCGCGACGGCAAGCTGGCTCCCGGCGGCGAGATCATCGAGCCCACGAGCGGCAACACGGGCATCGCCCTGGCCTTCGTGGGGGCGGCGCGGGGCTACCGGGTCACGCTGGTCATGCCCGAAAGCATGTCGCTCGAGCGCCGGGCGGTGCTGCGCTCGCTCGGGGCCGAACTCGTGCTGACGCCGGCGGCGGGCGGCATGAAGGGCGCCATCACGCGGGCCGCCGAGCTGCTGGCCGAGCGCCCCGGGGCGTTCATGCCCGACCAGTTCGCCAACCCGGCCAATCCCGAGGTGCACTACCGCACCACGGCCGAGGAGATCTGGGCCGACACCGGCGGGCGCGTCGACGTCCTGGTCTGCGGCGTCGGCACCGGCGGCACCCTGACCGGCACCACGCGTCGCCTGCGCGAGCTGAACCGCAACCTGAAGACCTACGCCGTCGAGCCTGCCGAATCGCCGGTGATCTCGGGCGGGCAGCCCGGACCCCACAAGATCCAGGGCATCGGCGCGGGCTTCATCCCGGTGAACCTGGACACGAGCCTCATCACCGAGACCCTGCAGGTGGGGAACGAGGAAGCCATGGAGATGGCCCGCCGCGCCGCCCGCGAGGAGGGGCTGTTCGTGGGCATCAGCTCGGGCGCGGCCCTGGCGGCGGCCCTGCGCCTGGGCGCGCGGCCGGAAATGGAGGGCCGGCGCATCGTGGTCGTGCTGCCGAGCTTCGGCGAGCGCTACCTGAGCTCGGACCTGTTCAAGCAGTTCATGCACTAA